The Oligoflexus sp. genome has a segment encoding these proteins:
- a CDS encoding alpha/beta hydrolase family esterase — translation MKKTLKHICSLLLVVLSTSASSAVLYIGKDRPASVKFPANYVANRSYPLVLFLHGYGSSGDETVMYLEADLQQAASSFISIVPEGTRDAEGRQHWNTVLPQQKGSVDDSAYLQGLVSEVKGRWNIDSKRVYVVGISNGGFMAYRLACDTDGVFAGIVSIAGSMFANTSLCQTKTPISVLQIHGTKDEIVPFVSQTSGNLGAFESAQTWAQRNGCQTPEEKLLARDLMLQPFIPGIVLANGAYTAPSGPFIINDEGQRETDEILWSSCAAGTRVGLWRVNGASHVPDYSGKNLLGQALEFLQGSR, via the coding sequence ATGAAGAAGACTTTGAAACACATCTGTTCTCTCCTCCTCGTCGTTCTCAGCACGAGCGCATCCTCCGCTGTCCTTTACATCGGGAAGGATCGTCCCGCATCCGTGAAATTTCCGGCCAACTATGTTGCCAATCGCAGCTATCCCCTGGTCCTCTTCCTTCATGGCTATGGCAGCAGCGGCGATGAAACCGTCATGTATCTGGAAGCGGATCTGCAGCAGGCGGCATCATCCTTTATCTCCATCGTTCCTGAAGGCACGCGGGATGCCGAAGGGCGGCAGCATTGGAATACGGTCCTGCCGCAGCAAAAGGGAAGCGTTGATGATTCCGCTTATTTGCAGGGTCTGGTTTCCGAAGTCAAAGGTCGCTGGAACATCGATAGCAAGCGCGTCTACGTCGTCGGAATCTCCAACGGCGGATTCATGGCCTATCGCCTCGCGTGTGATACGGATGGAGTCTTCGCAGGTATCGTTTCGATAGCCGGCAGCATGTTTGCAAACACCTCCCTGTGCCAGACCAAAACACCGATCTCGGTCCTGCAGATTCATGGTACAAAAGACGAGATCGTGCCTTTCGTCAGCCAGACCTCTGGCAATCTCGGGGCTTTTGAATCGGCGCAAACCTGGGCGCAAAGAAACGGCTGTCAGACTCCCGAAGAAAAACTGCTGGCCCGCGACCTCATGCTGCAGCCCTTCATTCCCGGGATTGTTCTGGCCAATGGTGCCTACACGGCCCCATCAGGACCCTTCATTATCAATGATGAAGGTCAGCGTGAGACCGATGAAATTCTTTGGAGCTCATGCGCAGCCGGGACCAGAGTTGGACTGTGGCGTGTGAACGGGGCCTCGCATGTCCCCGATTACTCGGGCAAGAATCTTCTGGGCCAGGCTCTGGAGTTTCTGCAAGGCTCGCGCTGA
- the rocF gene encoding arginase yields MHRPRTIEIIGVPSDLGANIRGANMGPASLRIANLKVKVEQQGYGVVDLGDLHVPIRESLPLKIQQEKFLTPIKEICENLATMTEAILDRQHIPLVIGGDHSVAIGTVSGILRHFGKKDQHVGMVWIDAHADVNTPSTSPSGNIHGMPLAVLIGKGHPELTSISSSKIRPQNCVLIGIRNIDDEEKRILRESGIRYFTMRDIDEKGMFAVMREAIKYASDGTAGIHVSFDIDGIDPRYTPGVSTPVSGGLTLREAHLAMEMLSETQKIVSLEFVELNPFMDVGAQSANVTVDLLLSALGKSIV; encoded by the coding sequence ATGCATCGTCCAAGAACGATTGAAATCATAGGCGTCCCTTCTGACCTCGGAGCCAATATCCGAGGAGCCAACATGGGACCAGCTTCTCTTCGCATCGCCAACCTTAAGGTCAAGGTTGAGCAACAGGGTTACGGGGTTGTGGATCTGGGTGACCTTCATGTGCCGATTCGTGAGTCTTTGCCCCTTAAAATCCAGCAAGAGAAGTTTCTGACGCCGATCAAGGAAATCTGTGAGAATCTGGCAACGATGACCGAAGCCATTCTCGATCGCCAGCACATCCCACTTGTGATTGGTGGGGATCATTCGGTCGCCATAGGCACCGTAAGCGGAATTCTGCGGCACTTCGGCAAGAAAGATCAGCATGTCGGCATGGTTTGGATCGATGCCCACGCTGATGTCAACACGCCTTCCACCTCCCCTTCGGGTAATATTCACGGCATGCCACTCGCCGTTCTGATCGGCAAGGGTCACCCGGAATTGACATCCATCAGCTCCAGCAAGATACGCCCCCAGAATTGCGTCCTGATTGGTATCAGGAACATTGATGACGAGGAAAAAAGAATCCTTCGGGAAAGCGGCATTCGCTATTTCACCATGCGCGACATTGATGAAAAAGGGATGTTCGCCGTGATGCGCGAAGCCATCAAATACGCATCCGATGGAACCGCGGGCATTCATGTGTCCTTTGATATCGATGGCATTGATCCCCGGTATACACCTGGCGTCAGTACACCGGTAAGCGGTGGTTTGACTCTTCGTGAAGCGCATCTCGCGATGGAAATGCTTTCGGAAACGCAAAAAATCGTGTCGCTGGAATTCGTGGAGCTGAATCCTTTCATGGATGTCGGCGCGCAATCGGCGAATGTCACGGTGGATCTTCTCCTCTCCGCCCTTGGTAAATCCATCGTTTGA
- a CDS encoding flagellin produces the protein MGLRIRTNIASINAQRRLETSTNKLTDSASKLASGKRINKAADDAAGLAISSNLTADIRSMNQARRNALDGVSLVQTAEGSLEETTNMLTRLRELAVQAASDTVGQTERAFINKEFVALKDEIDRIANATEFNGTRLITGQADIPGEIANAEGTFPLEIQVGKDYHASSEVDGIDNRNQVNIIKIDLQNINAFTEGDGSLDIGRADQGTNTLTKQDAQMSISKLDDAIVKVSDYRSYLGSIQNRLGSTIDNLAVSVENLSAANSRIQDTDFAAETATYTSNKILQQGGASILAQANQQPQVALSLMQSL, from the coding sequence ATGGGTTTACGGATTAGGACCAATATCGCTTCGATCAACGCCCAGCGTCGTCTGGAAACCTCAACCAACAAGTTGACGGATTCCGCTTCGAAGCTGGCTTCGGGGAAAAGGATCAACAAGGCAGCTGATGATGCAGCGGGCCTGGCCATCTCCTCCAACTTGACAGCCGACATCCGTTCGATGAATCAGGCTCGCCGCAACGCACTGGACGGTGTCTCTCTCGTTCAGACCGCAGAAGGCAGCTTGGAAGAAACCACGAACATGCTCACCCGTCTGCGCGAACTTGCTGTTCAAGCGGCGAGTGACACGGTTGGTCAAACCGAGCGCGCATTCATCAACAAAGAATTCGTGGCTCTGAAAGATGAAATCGACCGTATCGCCAACGCTACGGAATTCAACGGCACACGTTTGATCACCGGTCAGGCCGATATCCCCGGTGAGATCGCCAACGCCGAAGGTACTTTCCCCCTGGAAATCCAGGTTGGTAAAGACTACCACGCTTCCAGCGAAGTCGACGGTATTGATAACCGCAACCAGGTCAACATCATCAAGATCGACCTTCAGAACATCAACGCTTTCACAGAAGGCGATGGTTCACTGGATATCGGTCGCGCTGATCAGGGTACCAACACGCTGACCAAGCAGGATGCTCAGATGAGTATCTCGAAACTGGACGACGCCATCGTGAAAGTGAGTGACTATCGCTCCTATCTCGGCTCAATCCAGAACCGCCTGGGCAGCACGATCGACAACCTTGCCGTGTCGGTTGAGAACTTGTCCGCCGCGAACAGCCGGATTCAGGATACAGACTTTGCTGCTGAGACTGCGACCTACACGTCGAACAAGATTCTTCAGCAGGGTGGTGCCTCGATTCTTGCTCAAGCTAACCAGCAGCCTCAAGTTGCTCTCAGTCTGATGCAGTCTCTCTAA
- a CDS encoding type 1 glutamine amidotransferase — protein sequence MSALLRPLHLAVIDPAVRVPELDNFNRMVLAAPELSLSFHLPALFGMTSLSLVPQKPDAIVIFGSGASVYEGLPWQDSLNAWLLERIREGLPILGICYGHQLLAHLLGGTVEFIQPDHYKFKGLRTVQFSKRGFWGEAGTAGRFIVSHAEAVTALPQDTEIVASSDVCKVEAFAHKHLPIWGIQAHPEAGPDFVQNQNIDVSQEERPYAFGQEFIRKFIQHLQQHRIQ from the coding sequence TTGAGTGCATTACTCCGTCCCCTCCATTTGGCTGTCATAGATCCAGCTGTGCGCGTTCCCGAGCTGGATAACTTCAACCGCATGGTCCTTGCGGCCCCGGAACTCAGCCTCAGCTTTCATTTGCCGGCACTCTTTGGCATGACTTCGCTCTCTCTGGTTCCGCAAAAGCCGGACGCGATAGTCATTTTTGGCAGCGGTGCTTCCGTGTACGAAGGTCTGCCCTGGCAGGATTCCCTCAATGCCTGGCTTCTGGAGCGCATTCGCGAGGGTCTGCCGATTTTAGGAATTTGCTATGGCCATCAACTTTTGGCGCATCTTCTGGGGGGAACCGTCGAGTTCATCCAGCCCGATCACTACAAGTTCAAAGGCCTGCGCACGGTGCAGTTCAGCAAGCGTGGATTTTGGGGTGAAGCCGGAACCGCGGGACGCTTCATTGTTTCGCATGCAGAAGCCGTCACCGCACTGCCTCAGGATACCGAAATAGTCGCCAGCAGTGATGTGTGCAAGGTGGAAGCTTTCGCGCACAAGCATCTGCCGATCTGGGGTATTCAGGCCCATCCCGAAGCCGGTCCCGACTTTGTACAAAATCAAAATATAGATGTTTCCCAGGAAGAACGCCCTTATGCGTTCGGCCAGGAATTTATCCGGAAGTTCATTCAGCATCTGCAGCAGCATCGCATTCAATGA
- a CDS encoding SIS domain-containing protein, translating into MLEHIRASLEEARTALEDLLKNEDAQRRIADAATILIAAFKARGHAYSCGNGGSMCDAMHFAEELSGRFRQDRPALGAMAMGDGAHITCAGNDFGFDYVFSRFIEAQGRPGDVLLGISTSGKSPNVIKAAEAAKALGMKVITLTGKPGSALGKLADVDICTPGGRYADRVQELHIKVIHTLIELVERGMFSSNYGS; encoded by the coding sequence ATGCTTGAACATATTCGTGCCAGCTTGGAAGAAGCCCGCACGGCACTTGAAGACCTTCTGAAAAATGAAGACGCTCAGCGTCGGATCGCCGATGCCGCCACGATTCTGATCGCTGCCTTCAAAGCCCGGGGTCATGCGTATTCCTGTGGAAATGGCGGCTCGATGTGTGATGCCATGCATTTCGCCGAGGAACTGTCCGGACGTTTTCGTCAGGATCGCCCGGCCTTGGGTGCGATGGCTATGGGTGATGGCGCGCATATCACCTGCGCCGGCAACGATTTTGGCTTCGATTATGTGTTTTCGCGTTTCATCGAAGCGCAGGGCCGCCCCGGTGATGTTCTTTTGGGCATCAGCACCAGCGGAAAAAGTCCCAACGTCATTAAAGCAGCCGAAGCCGCCAAGGCCCTGGGCATGAAGGTTATCACCCTGACCGGAAAACCCGGCAGCGCCCTTGGCAAGCTGGCTGATGTGGATATCTGCACACCCGGTGGCCGCTATGCGGATCGGGTCCAGGAACTGCATATTAAAGTGATCCACACACTGATCGAACTCGTCGAACGTGGGATGTTTTCCAGCAATTATGGGAGTTGA
- a CDS encoding histidine triad nucleotide-binding protein, with product MSETLFDKILRRDIPAKVAYEDEAVLAFHDIAPQAPIHILVIPKKKWARFADFRAADPEAVGQYMISVAKAAQHVGLEAGGYRVVFNNGKDAQQTVDYIHAHILGGRGLSWPPG from the coding sequence ATGAGCGAAACCCTCTTTGATAAAATCCTGAGGCGGGACATTCCAGCCAAGGTCGCTTATGAAGATGAAGCGGTTTTGGCTTTCCACGATATAGCCCCGCAGGCTCCGATCCACATTCTGGTCATTCCGAAGAAAAAATGGGCTCGCTTCGCTGACTTTCGAGCTGCTGATCCGGAAGCGGTCGGGCAGTATATGATATCGGTCGCGAAAGCCGCTCAGCATGTTGGTTTGGAAGCCGGCGGCTATCGCGTAGTCTTTAACAATGGCAAAGATGCTCAACAGACCGTTGACTATATTCATGCCCATATTCTGGGTGGACGCGGTTTGAGCTGGCCCCCGGGGTGA